From the Salvelinus fontinalis isolate EN_2023a chromosome 35, ASM2944872v1, whole genome shotgun sequence genome, one window contains:
- the LOC129834393 gene encoding trace amine-associated receptor 13c-like gives MTDLLANLSVPWGTQAIVRPNLTAAALVVPGSDKSLAPFCTFCCCGLLNRTLAVVFMVSLAFAIVVGNVVTLTVFMQTRQVRTPQGYLKVSLAIADMMVGVLVVPFSVYTEISLMVTSSPPVWYQGGTDPSMGGLVGPWQPCMLIGPVFAGCTFVSISTIFLMTVERCVAILWPLHKDHLVTRRRTLFLILFSWAGSFLLALAPLILSNNFTLEYSECSRMCNYVPLWDGVTLPSDANILLLFPVFDFTLLGGTLVFNILSFTSIRHYTRKRKLMSEGNVGVEGGGGGCQHRPSFSDIKAAKTISILTFAFTASFTPIAVFVLGNVVGFTWCNFSFVAFWILTGNSCCNVIIYSVRDQRFKKGVTLLFQREHSPSHGEKGGATPPPLTL, from the exons ATGACTGACCTCCTGGCCAACCTGAGTGTTCCATGGGGCACACAGGCGATTGTGAGACCCAACCTGACAGCAGCTGCCCTGGTTGTGCCAGGGTCAGACAAGTCTCTGGCCCCCTTCTGCACCTTCTGCTGCTGTGGCCTGCTGAACCGTACCCTGGCTGTGGTGTTTATGGTCAGTCTGGCCTTCGCCATAGTGGTGGGCAACGTGGTCACGCTCACCGTCTTCATGCAGACAAGACAGGTCCGCACACCACAGGGATACCTCAAAG TCTCTCTGGCCATAGCGGACATGATGGTTGGAGTGCTGGTGGTTCCTTTCTCTGTCTACACTGAGATCTCTCTGATGGTGACCAGTTCCCCTCCTGTCTGGTACCAGGGGGGCACTGACCCCTCCATGGGGGGCCTGGTGGGACCCTGGCAGCCCTGCATGCTGATTGGTCCAGTCTTCGCCGGCTGTACATTTGTCTCCATCAGCACTATTTTCCTGATGACGGTAGAGCGCTGTGTGGCCATCTTATGGCCCCTTCATAAGGACCACCTGGTGACACGGAGACGTACCCTGTTTCTCATCCTCTTCTCCTGGGCAGGCAGTTTCCTCCTGGCCCTGGCCCCCCTCATCCTCAGCAACAACTTCACACTGGAGTACAGTGAGTGCAGCCGGATGTGTAACTACGTCCCCCTGTGGGATGGAGTCACGCTGCCCTCTGACGCCAACATCCTCCTGCTGTTCCCTGTGTTTGACTTCACGCTGCTGGGCGGCACCCTGGTATTCAACATCCTGTCCTTCACCAGCATCCGCCACTACACACGCAAACGTAAGCTCATGTCAGAGGGGAATGTAggggtcgagggagggggaggcGGCTGCCAACATCGACCCTCCTTCTCTGACATCAAGGCTGCCAAGACGATCAGCATTCTGACATTTGCCTTCACGGCTTCCTTCACCCCCATCGCTGTGTTTGTGCTGGGCAACGTGGTGGGCTTCACCTGGTGCAACTTCTCCTTCGTAGCCTTCTGGATCCTGACTGGGAACAGCTGCTGTAATGTGATAATATACAGCGTGAGAGACCAGCGCTTCAAGAAAGGAGTGACTCTGCTTTTTCAGAGGGAGCACTCACCTTCCCACGGGGAGAAAGGCGGAGCTACACCACCCCCACTCACCTTGTGA